The genomic stretch TCATAACGGCTATATTCCTTGCCGTCATCCCAGCTAATGTCAGTATAGTACCAGTTACCGTTAATCTTCACTGCATTCCACATATGAAGTTCCTGACTGCCTTTACCTACTATACCTTTACTTTCAATTCCAAGTTGAGAAAGCAAGTAACCAAATGCCTTTGCATAACCCTCACATACTGCATTGCCATTTACAATCGCACCATAAGGTGTAAATGCCAAATAGTCATCATCTGAGTCCTTAACATCATCATCATATTTACATCTATCATTAATATAATCATGTGCTAAAAGTTCAAGAGAAAAATCATCAAGTCCATATTCAACAGAATTTATAAACTTATTAACTTCCTTATTAAGTTTATTTTGCATTGTCTTGATTTTTTCAGGTGGCTCATAACTATAAAGTTGTACTGCAGTATAACCCTCAGTATTGCTAAAACCAAACTTATCTGTTAACCAGAACAACATAGGATTATCCTCTTTTACAGCAGTAATTACAAGTCTGATTTCTGCTTGAGTAAGAACAGTATCTTCCATATTTACAATACTGCAAGGATAAATGTCATTTTCATCTTTTTCTTCGGCAACAGAATTTGTACTTTCCATTACCAAATCATAGAATTTTCTTTGGTCATCGGTTTGTAAAGAATTATAACCATTCTTGATTTCTATAGGAGTATAGTAATCACTTTTTTCTGACTGCTTTATATCTATATCTTTATAATCTGTATCGTCTTTATCTTTATTTAAATTTTCGTTTGAAACAGTAGTAGTTGTTGTTTTACTTTCAGCAGGTTTCTTAGTTTCATTACAACCAACAAAACTGCCTAATAATACACAACCCATAAACAAAGCTAATATTTGTTTTTTCACAATTATTCCTCTTTTCGTTACATTTTATTATACGATATAGGTTATAAATCATAATTCTATATTAGCATTATAATTTTCTGTTACAAGTGTTTTTTATCTGGGATTTTCCTAATCACATTAAAAATAAAATCAATAAATTTTCAAAAATGCAATAATTGCATTGATAGGTTTTTCATTTTTCTCTACAATTTTATATAGTCATTTCCCCGTAATGGCTAAAAAATATAAGGAGGAAAATATGGATATAAAACACCAATCAATCATTCTTGATGTAAACAAGGCAAATATTTTGCCAAATATTATTGCACACCAAGGTGACCAAAAAACAAGATTTATAGATGTAACACTAACAATGTCCGGTGAAGAATTAATCCTAAATGATAGCTACAGAGCCATTCTTAAAGCCTCAAACAATGGTGAAGTTAAAGCTATTAATGACTGTGAAATTGATTTGGAACAGAACATTATTATTGTTGAATTAACAAGTACAATGCTTGATACTGCCGGTTTTCTAAATTGTGAAATCACAGTAGTGGATGAAGATAAATACATAACTTCACAGAATTTTCTTGTAGAAGTTTCTCTCAGCACAGTTAGTGATGAAGATGAAATTGAAACTTCAAAGGAATACGGTACATTAGTTAGACTTATGAATGAAGTATCTAAAATTGAAAGTGATGCAAAGGTAGTTAAGGATATAATCAGCCACCTAGCTGAAATTACTGATATTGATGAACTTGTAAATAGCAAGGCTGATAAGGAAACTGTTGAAAAAGAGTTAGCTAAGAAAGCTGACACAACAGACCTTGATACAAAGGAAAATATATCTAACAAAATTGATACAATCAACTTTCCCAGCACAACCTACTATCCATCCAGCAAAGCAGTTTGGGACTATGTTACTTCTAAAATTTCAACACTAATTAATGATATTGAAAATCTGAAAAATAACAAAGTTAATATTACCGACTTTAATACTTTTAAAGATACAACCAATCAGGCAATTGCAAGTCATTCTACAAACATTAATACTAATGCAAAAAGCATTAAAACTATGAAAGCTGACCTTGACAAGAAAGAGAAGTTTATCAAAAATCTTACAATCAAAAATACTACAGAAAAATCAACTAGTGTTGTACTTAATGACAGTAGTGATTGTAATATTGTTGATTTAATTTGTGGTGAAAAAGATAACAGTAAGCAAATTGCATTTTACAGAAAAAATCTATTTGATTTTAACAGTATCCGTGTATACGGAAACGACTCAGTAAGTAATATTGTTGTCAATAAAGATAACAAATCAATATCTTTCACCACATCAGAAACAGGTGCTAATTCAGGTGTTTACATCAGGCATAACAATTATCTGGACTTTAAAGGCTATGGCATAGATTATACAAAGTTAAGTGGTAAACCTGTTGCATTATCATTTGACATTCAATCGGACATTAATTGCAAAATTGGAATTCAATTTATACAACTTTATAGTTACAACTACTTTGATATAACACCAACAAAGCAAAGAATTGTTGTTACAGACACAGTTGATATTAATAAGCTAAATAAAGCACTTTGCTTTTACACTAACAAAACAAAAGCCAATATCACAATCAGCAACATACAGATTGAAGTTAATAATACTGCTACAGATTATGAAGATTGTGATTGTCAAAAAGTTACTTTGGCTAATGCTGATGTAAACTCATTGCATACATATTACCCAAGTACAACTGTTATTAGTGACAGTGATTTTATCTTAAATTATATTGCCGACCCTAAAAATTATATAGACAGTAAAGTTAGTTAAAATCACTACTACAATAATATTTCATAAAATGTAATACCATTGGAACAGAAAAATCAAGAATAAAAAGTTCCCATTTTATCAAAAACATCCTGTATGGGAACACAAGTAAAAATATAAAGAAGGGATTTTATGAGTGGAGAAGTAGTTGTTGCACTAATTACACTACTGGGTTCGGCTATCGGTACAATCGGTGGTATTTTTGCAACAAACAAAATGACTGCTTACAGAATAGAACAACTAGAGAAAAAAGTTGACAAACACAACCAAGTAGTTGAAAGAATGTATGAGGCAGAAAAAAATATTTCTGTTATTTCGGAAGAAATCAAAAATGTAAATCATAGAATAGAAGAACTAGAACATTAGGAGGAATGTATTTGAAAAATTTTAAACAATGGCTAAAGTGTGCTACTGTCAGAGCCATAAAAACCATAGCACAAACTGCAGTTTCAACCATTGGTGTTACTGCAATGATGGATGAAGTAAACTGGGTTGCAGTAGTTTCTGCTTCCCTACTTTCAGGTATTTTGTCTATGCTAACTTCAATCTCAGGATTACCGGAAGTAAAGGAGGACACTACTAATGCAAAAGGCAATTGATGTTAGCAAATGGAACGGTGACATTGACTACACCGGTGTAAAATCTATAGGTATTAACAATGTAATTATTCAATGTG from Ruminococcus bovis encodes the following:
- a CDS encoding transglutaminase domain-containing protein, which gives rise to MKKQILALFMGCVLLGSFVGCNETKKPAESKTTTTTVSNENLNKDKDDTDYKDIDIKQSEKSDYYTPIEIKNGYNSLQTDDQRKFYDLVMESTNSVAEEKDENDIYPCSIVNMEDTVLTQAEIRLVITAVKEDNPMLFWLTDKFGFSNTEGYTAVQLYSYEPPEKIKTMQNKLNKEVNKFINSVEYGLDDFSLELLAHDYINDRCKYDDDVKDSDDDYLAFTPYGAIVNGNAVCEGYAKAFGYLLSQLGIESKGIVGKGSQELHMWNAVKINGNWYYTDISWDDGKEYSRYDYFNITESQLKKDHTISKVYSKCSSDEVNGTNGVKAINFNLSIPECDSTEENYYVKKAVHFTDLYSYQNDEMTNALYNAANNKEKYFHIYIDPVYLEYNGAVDQLFVSGDQLFFTYIDTVNSMYPSNYIDKSGVSIIKKENLSVVTVKLSY
- a CDS encoding holin, with translation MKNFKQWLKCATVRAIKTIAQTAVSTIGVTAMMDEVNWVAVVSASLLSGILSMLTSISGLPEVKEDTTNAKGN